The DNA sequence ctgcgtgttttaggtatgaaatgcgcgattgaaacgggttagtatattttcccgttcatgaccatagttcttatagaataccttggggtagggtataatatgtacagaggcattttctttctggtcttgcGCCAGTGCCCTAAACAGCTACGGAAAGTTAGCTTGGGTCCTCCTGATAGATCACAAAATCTAGAATGTGGTTTGTATTGTAACATTAGAAACATTCGTAAACATGATTTGcgaatattatgatattttgtcGTATGCATACCAGGACATTcgtacacaaaacaaaacaagagggtcatgatgacgctggatcgctcacctgagtaatatgagctacatagacAAGTGGTAaagatcaggtaagaaagtcaaatataagaaagcattgaaatcttttcctagttgttaaatgtcaaactggtgctaaaatattaagaaagtaggtcagggggtcacattcatggtcactaaaagtaagttttaagaccggtgtgcaaaactgtgtatgacatccaaatttcaaggctctatcttaaaaaacaagaatgtagCTTAGTAGGTAAAGGTCACTGTCAAGTGACCCTAAAttatttggggtcaccaggtaaatgtaattaaacagtctaggaaatataatcagataagttttgaagtagtttttcctatataactcatacaacaagtgacccccggggatGGGTCGCTTTTCACCCAAtaggcattatttgaacaatcttgttagagaactactagacaatgctacataccaaatatcaaaggcctaggccttaaactttcagacaagaatatttcaaaagtttcttCCTGTATAACTCTATTTAAAACTTCCGACCCaccagagcagggcctcttttcaccctaggggcataatttgaataattttggtagaggaccactaggcaatgcaacataccaaatatcaaaggcccaggtcttgcagtttcaggcaagaagattttttttcctatttaagtctatgtaaaacttgggacccctgggcggggcctctttacACCTCAaaggcattatttgaaaaatcttgttagagGACTACCAgccaatgcaacataccaaatatcaaaagcccaaGTCTTGCaaattcagacaagaagattttttaattttttttcctatataagtctgccTAAAACTTGGAACACCCGGGGCGAGACCTCTTTTCTCTTacgggtaatgatttgaacaatcttggtagaagatcactagacaatgctacataccaaatatcaaaggcctaggtctagtggtttcagataagatttttttcctaaataagtctatgtaaaatttaggacccccggggcgggacctcttttcactacaggggcataatttgaacagttttggtagtgGATATCACATGCCATATATCAAGGCtttacgccttgcggttttgggcaagaagattttcaagtttttccttttaCTTGTGATGGAAACCAGAGTTCTAtgaggaattcaattctttgaatgaAAGGGGGACACCCAAGaatcatgtgaagtttggtgtaaatctgccctgTGGTTTTAAAGAAGAAGAGTTTTTAATAATTGTagacggacgcacgacgcacgacggacatcaagcggtcacaaagttcaccatgagcctttggctcaggtgagctaataaaaaagatAGTCATATGTACATCAACAACTTGTAGagaataaatagatataaatatcgtATACCCTGCTGAAACACACTCATTTGATTCGTAAGAAGCGTTTCAGGTGCAAGCACTCGAAATATAGAAGTGGCTCAAATCATCACGACAGTCACACATCCGCCATCAGTTTTCTTGTAGCACCGCGGTATGTAATATGGCAATTACTGCCCCGGTCAGCAGTTATACATCTATTATACTATACTATATCTATAATTACTACCTATTGACATCCAAATGTCTATAACTGCAGTAGTtgtatacataaaaattaatttcagtttttatcaGGAAATCAAACACAAGAATATCGTACAAGCATAATAGATTCCGACGCTATGCATACAATAGACTGATCCAGTGAAGCTATAAGATTTCACATAATTGTATTTCGTTTATGtttttaatactttgaaaaattacTTTTGCAAATTAGTCTCTCCGTGGATCTAAGATTTCCGTTATGCAGACAAAGCACAATGAAGACTGTTTACTGGTTTGTCTTGTTCCTCCTCATTTGAGTCGACAGAAAGGAGTACAACAACTAGGTCCAAATTATATCGCTTTAATGGTCTTTGATCAAGGAAACAGAAATAAACACAACTACAAAAAGCTATTGAGCAGAAGGACAGAGATAATCGAAAGAAAGGATCCCAGAAGTGTCTATTGTATGGTCCTCGCCGCTTCGCCTACACCATTTCAGTGCACAGGGACAAGGGTTTGAGGAATTGGATAATTCTTGAACCCGTGCTGAAAAGCATTCATTCGCCACCAAACACTGCTGGGTACAGCTTTCCATGGTTGCTGATATGTCTTCGCAATCAAATAGTTCTGTTGTATTTGCGTTGCATTCTGAAACAAAAGACAATAGAGATgacattacaaaacaaatacatgtataagccttacatttatttttttgttataaaaattgtttaagaGTCCACTCTATGTTcgtttttaaatttgtttggaGTCCACTCTCAGTAAGCAGACTTGCAAGATGTTTATTAACCAGGTGCTGGGGTTTTGAGACTTGATTATTCACTCAGTTATATAACACCAAGCAATTATCTTTGATTCGtacatatcaaatacttttaaatgtgTAATAAATGGTAATAATTTAACAATCTATTATATATCTTGGCCGTTTTCTGCAAGAcaattatcaaatattgaatcttTGTCTCTGTAAGCTGGTCGTAATAAATTTCTCAAAATATCATAACATTGTAAAACCAACATGGATTTTACAATGAATACAAAGTCTTTTAATAGCATACTTTCATTCTGTATTGCATAGTCGTTGCAAGAAGGTAATGCCAGTTCCTTTTGCTTTTCCACTGTTGTGCCATGCATTAACTGACAGTACAGTTTTGATTGATTACCATGTTCTAAGATAACTGCACTGGATACAGTAGCACTGCAAGCTACAGTATAACCGTCTTCGTCCGAGAACGTGGTGGTACAGGATTTAGTATCTAGAAAACGAATAGAAAGAGAATGACAAAATACATTGTAgtgtaaaaatagcaaaaataaatgTTGTGAATCCTTAAACAAATCGCCGTATCATATTTTGTGTTAATTCAACACAAAATTTTGCGGAGCTaaagtcaaaaatatcaaaaaatctatgaaaaattatttctaatgtcatgtaataaaacatttattgaatgatttgtctttggtaataattatgtaaatttcagTAATACGTGTGTTAAATGTAACTCTAAGGACTTTATATAATTTGCCTTCTAACAAAATGTGAAAATCATCTTCTTGTGTAGTACATATAACGCATTTCCTATCATGTCTTGGAATTTTGATTGACTTATAAAATACTAAATCAAAACGTATCAACTGATAATGACATTTAATGCCAAAACATGACAATTATTGAAAGATAGCACAACCTGGGTTaatcaatttaagtttcataactTCAGTTGATATATTTGGGGTCTAAATCTAATTCAAACCGCGTTTAagaatctattttatttgttagttttaggtttaaggccgtttttcaaaagtatctcagttatgtaacggcgggtgtaatgaagtatttcgacccccatagaataacgaccccccggtcattattctatagaaaatgtgactcctttcctgtaaaatattgacttcccttataaaaaactgactccctttgaaaactctatagaataacgacccccggtcattattctatagaaaaactgacccctccaagtaaaatactgactccctaaagctgactcccttcgaatctcatagaataacgaccccggttattattctatagaaaaagtgactccttccatgtaaaatactcactgccgaaattactacattcgaactctcatacaatatcgattcccggacgttattctatttaaaaaagttactctttccgtgtaaaacaccggctcctaaaaagactttcgacgataatatctattaaaaagtgatccccaccaaacctaacggacaattttactagatctacaactctaataccctccattgccaatagttaacattttgattgtactactactactggtgccgctacttctattgctattactacatgtacttcttcttcttcttcttcttctactactactactactactactactacttctactactactactacaactgctactactgatactactatacctgcttccactaatacgtcgtgtacatctacctcttcttctcctgctgctgttgttgctgtcacttattcctctgctgctgctgctgctgctgctgctgctactgcaactgccactgccactaccactgccactaccactactactactactactactactactactactttctattgttgccgctaccgtactttactgccactgctaagtattgcaacttctattaatactaagttctatgctagcagtttcttgtgcagttttcttctgaagaattacttcataccgaagtttgtagggattattgacactggtgtgttttgtgaacgtattgtgaattgttattttcctgaaaaaaatgtatacaccaagatacagcgtctagaaatagaatcccttttcccgttgcggaatgctctgatttctgtgtcaagtgatagTATCTgaggctaatggtcaaacggaaggacggacggacggacggacggacaagggcaaatctatatgcccccctcccccgagtgggggcataaaatgcagcaattaggccttagatacatgagttttcactaaatttgaccaaatgaccgggggtcgtttttttttatgggagtcaatattcttcgtgaggttcagtttacttcacgtgggggagtcatagtactatgatctggaggtcataatactatgaccggggggtcactttttctataaaataatgaccggggggtcattattctatgggggtcgaaatacttcattacacgggcagttaacataaccagtgttcctggattctgtaccagcacaaacctgttctccgcaagtaactgccaacttccccacataaatcagaggtggaggacgaatgatttcagacctaatgtcttttatcaaatctccacggagaacatacggcccgtccgtagatcgaacttacgaccctgcgatccgtagatctgcgctctccctattgagctgagCCGGCGGGATGAAGAATCTTTAACGGAGAAAGACTACGTCTTTAAGTATACCTGCCAGGTTTTTATCATTCCCAAAAAATCCAAGTTGATAACTTGTACAGTCTTTTCTGTATTCGCATTTCAGATGGAATTCTGACTGTGAGATGCTTGTGTTGTATATCTGTTCGATTGTAGCAACATGAAAAATGTCTGGCACTGAAATTGAAATTAACAATGTAATGAGTTTATTTTTGTTCCCATTAGTTAGTGTTTGAATTGCCTAATTAGTGACTGGTTTTTTGGAGACTTGCGTCTTTAATATGCAAGATTCAAATACCAATGATACACCATTCAGAATAGATAGAAggatctttttttaattatttaggtatctttgaaaatatctaaatttattaCCATAAAAACCATAAAATCATAATTcagaatattgaaaaatatcaagTTACTACACTAGGAGAATAACGTTCGAGCTATTAAAACTTCGGTCGATCTAGACACGTCAACAGCCAGTGAACCTATGAACTACTCAAGCGAGTCCGGGTGCACAAGACCGCAATACTGAGCCAGCATTTTCACCTAAGTATGCGGAAcattactcatttttaattgaagtcCATTTGAAATAAcaatgtaatgttttataaaggcaCAGTCACATAAACAATGATAAGCCACTTTTAACTGACATCTTGTCAAGGGGAAGTACTTTCATGAGGTAACAAGGTGCACACTAGTTAGGTTATTAGCCTgctgttaaataactgaaatactgttgaaagacggcataaaacccaaaacaaataaacaaacaaaactattcgTACCTTATGCATGACATCAAGATATaattcaaaatagaaataaaatcataCTTACCTACGATATTTACTTTGACCTTCTTAATAAGCAGTACTTTTTTGTCATTTGCGTAACTATCAAAGAAGCGAAGAATTATATTTCTATGGGAACTACACTTCGCTTTCCCCTTTGCTTTACAGTTTACATTCATGTTATCACCAGATTTGTTACAGGTAAAGTCCTCAGTtgtctaaaataaaaagaaaaatcaagaAATCAACAATAACACTGTAATAATGCATGCGCTAAAGAGTAAACTATACTGCTCCTACATAGTGCAACTTAATTTATCTTCTGACCGTGTGCTCCCTCATTTAAATAACGTTTCGCAACTTTTAAGACTTTGTATCATACTTTAAGCTTAAAAGTCATTAGATCGTGACGAGATTGTTCCGGTGCGATTTCAAACGAAACAAAACTATCTTTGGTGTAAGGTGTTTCAGATTGTAtttgttgcttttgtttttgtgAAATCATCATCGAACCATATGTTTTCACAAAGAATCATTTTCGCCAGTGGCACCTACCACCTTAATATTTAAATGGTTATTAGGTGTGGTACCTGAAGAGGTGGTGAAGCCTTCACGCGCTTTATTTAAATTCTGAAAGGCATATATTTTGCGTGGGAAAAGCAGGAAGACCTAAACAATTATAGAAGCCGTTGTGCCTCGTTTTCACCGCAAACAGTATAATAGGTTACTGTAAAGGACGAACATGAGGTCAACGAAGATATCTATGAATTTTATTTGGAATCCGGTGTGAGGAGAGCTGAGGAACCAAATACTCAGGTTCATTTATGAAGACAAAGTGCATATTGGACACATATGCTACCACTATCCGAAGAACTTCTTACGATGGAATACCCACCCACATCCAAACCAAAGTGTTTAATCCGCCCCTGCTTAGCCAGTTTGACCAAGCAAAAGTGTAGTTCATAATTTACTGTATACTTTTGTTTCAGAATTCACTTTGAAATGAATCAGAAAAATATTCTTGAATACAAGACAGGATTCTCCCGTAATTTTTGCCTGTGCTGGTAAACCTCGAGGTGTAAGATGGCTCACAATTTAGGAATGAATGTGTAATTTCACACTGTACATAAATAACACAGTGCTTAAACGAAAAGCTTTTGTTTCATGTTATTTCTTCTATTAAATAAAGAGAGAAAGAATCTGTCATCAGTTAAATGTGCGGATGTCAATCTCGGGCGCTGACGCTGCACGGCATCTTTTACCGCCTTAATTGTTGCcatcgagccagatatttccaccCACACCTTCAACCAGGGACAGATTCTTATGATTATACATACTGCGTCAATCAGGTTCTCATATATAGCATGAACTTCTCCAGGGACAGGTTCACGGAGTTTACATCTTATAACAACATCTTCACCAAGGATCACTGAAACGTCCGGACATTCTTCTGTGAAATGTGAAGAAAAGGGCCTTGTCGTTACTAGTATTATATAATGCAGTCACAAATGAAATGGAACTATTTATTGACTACTTATTGGCTGTATACGTTTAAGAAATACTCAAAAGTAATACTatagtaaacaaaataaaacgcAGTCCTAAATCCATATATTTTCCATTTAACCGGTCATATTTGTGTCTTACCAGATTGAATTTATAAAACTCGTTGAACAAAATTGTGAATCTTCAGAGACAGTCAATGTAACGGACAATAAGATACAGAACACGATTTTTTTCGTAGGATGGTATCAACTTATAATACCACCCTAAAGGCTTATAAAGGCTGGGCCGATAGTATGGAAGTTAATTAGAGATATACTTGATACTTAACAAGTTAACAATACCATTTACAACGCCTTGATCTCAGtattaaaagttttatcaaaacttCTTAAAACTATGCTTAATGAAACGTTGCCTCTGGAATAAACAAAATGACATATGAATTGCTTAAATTTAGCATATCTGAAAATACGAAAGGTATATTTCATAAGGAGCAAAGCAGCTGTAACCAGTGTGATGGGACAGTATCTCTAAAATGGgattttacaaatatacaatatcaGAATGTCACTTCACTTATATAATTTCTCAATATCAGTTATAAAGTTTAACTATAAAGTTTAACAGAGACTTAGTGAAGGTACAAAAATCAGTTCCAATGAAGCAACGTTTTTGTCTTCCCCTTTCTATTTATCTATTGATCTATTATCTTTGTAATGTTACACACACAAAAACTATAAAGGGGCGTTGACACTACACAAATGCGAGAGAgagagggggtgggggagagggAGAGGGTGAGaaagagagggagagagagagagagagagagagagagagagagagagtaaatTGTTGCGATATTACGTAAGAGCGACATTTTCGTCTAGTTGTATACATGTAGAATAAAAgttaaagaaaacaacaaaagtaGTACTGACAAAAACACTTGCTCACCTTCGGGTATTTTGTCTGGTTGTATATCTCCGCGAAattctaaacagaaaaaaagatatagttAAAACAGAAGAATATCAGGTAGATATTAGCCCCTTTATCTTGCTGTTCATAACATattgtatgtaaagcgccttggaACATACTTGTCATGAAAATGGCGCTTTATTGATCTGGTATATTCTATTGTAATTAAGATATGGACttatttgtattttacaattaaacaagacttttttttattatttactgtTTTCTCCATGTACATCATACAGACAATAACAATAAcgtttacaaaatacatatacaattttaCCAACTAGTTTTAAATATCGAATATAtgtcttctgtttttttttcctttttataacaTGATGCTCATATACTATCATTTGTTTAATGTACATCAGGAAATCTCTTTTGAAATCTCACACTAGTCTCACACCCACCCTCAAAGACACACATTCTCATACAAACAACCTCCCACGCAatcacacacacactcacacatatCCATATATACATATGTGATATCAGCAGATATAGTGTTGCATATCTACGTTTTGTAACTGCAATATTCTAATCTAAAAGTATTTTAGGGAGAGTTTTTATATTATGTAGTTATTTGTAGAGGGAATCCATTCCATTTAttgtaatattcatttaatttgtcATGTTGTAACGCTAttaaattttgctgttaaaatgataccatttttagcttgaccTTGTAGAACTGGTTCCGTAATTAAAAAGGCCACTATCTCATATGTGAGTTCTAATTGCACGttattttgttgaagaaattttcTCAAATTTCTCTAAAATGTTTGTATATGTGGACATTCCCAGAAAAGATGTTCAATggattcaacatgcatctgacaGAAATCACAAAGGTTTGATTCGATAAGGC is a window from the Mercenaria mercenaria strain notata chromosome 7, MADL_Memer_1, whole genome shotgun sequence genome containing:
- the LOC123553982 gene encoding uncharacterized protein LOC123553982 gives rise to the protein MNPLAKTQREVIRQHNERDTFEEAQVGTRTDDVSFEMRPEHKEKRVYFLPKCFLLMVAVMALLAGVVVLIYFYKDKESKHEFRGDIQPDKIPEEECPDVSVILGEDVVIRCKLREPVPGEVHAIYENLIDATTEDFTCNKSGDNMNVNCKAKGKAKCSSHRNIILRFFDSYANDKKVLLIKKVKVNIVVPDIFHVATIEQIYNTSISQSEFHLKCEYRKDCTSYQLGFFGNDKNLADTKSCTTTFSDEDGYTVACSATVSSAVILEHGNQSKLYCQLMHGTTVEKQKELALPSCNDYAIQNEKCNANTTELFDCEDISATMESCTQQCLVANECFSARVQELSNSSNPCPCALKWCRRSGEDHTIDTSGILSFDYLCPSAQ